The DNA region CGTATGTGGCATTGGCTCTGTCGATTGACAATTTATCATTGTAAGACAATCTTCCTCGCGAATCGGTATGCGATTCAATACGGATGACCATTTCAGGATAATCGTTTTTCATCAAGCTCACAATTTTATCCAATTCAACAGCGGCATCTTTTCTGATGGTATGTTTGTCGAAATCAAAATAAATGGTGTTCAAATCCAATTTGGCTAGTTTTACCACATCCTGAACAGGGTTCAGCAACAGATTAGCATTTATCGTGATAAGCTCGGTTTGAATATTTTTTGATGTAAACTTTCTGTAATCGTCAATATATTGGTCTTGACTGGCAACAATTTTATAGTCTCTGTTTCTATCTATATTGATTTGATAATAGCCATTTTCATCGGTAAGCATATCTGCCACTGGCTGGTCGTTTTCATCATAAAGTGTAATTTTTGCACCTTGAATCGGGTTGGAGTTAATGGCATCGGTAACCACGCCCTCAACATGCAAAACAGGTTCTCGGTGGTACGCATAAATATCATCACTGCCACGACCACCACGTCGGTTTGAAGCAAAATACCCAGTAATACCATCTTGATTCATCGTGAAAGCAAAATCATCACTATTGGAGTTTATTGGTATTCCAAGGTTTATAACATCAACAATTTTCGATTCATCTTCCTCATCTTTAATACTAGCGAAAACATCAAGTAATCCAAGACCCGTATGTCCGTCTGAAGAGAAAAATAAAATATCTTCATTGTTGATAAACGGAAAGCCTTCAGCCCCTTTGGTGTTTACCACATCGCCAAGATTTTGTAAATTTCTTAGAGTTCCATCTGGGAAAATATCGACCACCCAAATATCAGATCCGCCAATGGAACCGGGGCGGTCTGAAGCAAAATAAAGTTTACTGTCGTCTTTATTCAATGCAGCGTGTTGGGTTGAAAAATTATCGCCATTTATGGATAGGTCTTCAATGTTGGTCCAAACGCTATCAACTAATGTGGCCCGATAGATTTTCATGTTGGTCAGTCCTCCTTTACTTTTCACCTCAATATCGTCCTTAAAATTATTTCGGGAAAAATACATGGTTTTACCATCTTTGGTGATAGTCACTGGCCCATCATGGTAAATGGAATTAACGTCGCCTTTTATTTTGGCGGTATGGTCTACATTTCGTCTACTGCCAGTTTCGGCAACGTAAACATCAAGGAAAGGCTGTTCATTCCAGCCATACACACGTTTAATGGCCACGCCCTCATCACGTGATGAGGCAAAATATACTTTTCCGTTATGCTCGAAAGCACCAAAATCGCTGTATTTGGAATTGAACCGAACGCGGTCTAAAAAATACTGTTGTTTGGCGCCAAATACACTGGTAATAAAATTGATGTCTTTTGAAAAATCGTCGGCATCTACAACACCACCGGAGTCTTTAAACCGTTGAAGCCAGATTTGTGACTCATCGTATTTTTTCATACCCCGTAACGACTGGGCATATTTATAATAATATTCCACCGGAACATTTTTTTGCTTCACCACACTCTTGTAGTATCGAGAGGCATTTCTGGGGTCTCTTAAAAGCGCATAACAATCGGCCAGTTTTCTGGTAGCATAATCTCTATTGTAATTATTTTGAACCAGCTCTGTATAAACTTTGGCCGCTTTTACAAATGAAAATTTGTTGAAGAGGGTATCGGCTCTTTTTTGTTTTCCTTGTTGAGAAAACACCGAAATACTCATTAAGATTCCGATACCAACTAATATGCAGTTTTTACGATTCATAGATAATTAGTATTAAAAATATCTTGGTGATTTTAGTTTTGAGTTTATGAATTTGAATTCGTAAATCAAGAGAATTTCGTGGGTTCCGGTGGTGTGATCGGCAATTTCAGACAGCGGTTTTTCGTAGGCATAACCTACACGCAATTGTCTCGATACCTGAAAATCTACAATACCTCCAATGGCCGCGGTATATTCGTTAATCCTATATGATCCGCCAAACCAGAACTTTTCATTGAAAAGGAAGTTGGCAGTAAGATCGTATGAAACAGGAGCCCCATTGGTGGCTTTTATTAAAAATGCTGGCTTAAATTTTATGCTTTTGTTCAAATCTAATACAAGACCACCGGTAAAATAGTAACTGATGACTTCCAGAGCTTCGTAATCTTTGGTTTTGTTTTTGTCGGTTTTTAATATGCGGGGGGCCGAAAGGCCAAAATATACCCGGTTACTGCTCCAGTACACCCCAAGCCCAATGTTAGGGTCCCATTTGTTTTCGTAGTAGTCAAAATAATCATCATTCGAAACATCGTTTCTAAAATCGTCATCCAAACTGTATTGGGTAAACCCACCTTTTATGCCAAAGGCCAGTTTGCTATTGTAGCCTGTTGGGATAGCATATGAAAAATCTCCATATAGATATGTGAAGTTTTCTGGGCCCAAGTCGTCTTCCATGAACGAGAGCCCTAAGCCAATTCTGTCGTTTCTCAACGGGGTGTGTATGGATAGGGTTTGGGTTATTGGCCCGCCTTTAAAGCCCACCCATTGGCTACGGTGCAAACCAACAATACTAAGCGCTTCTCTACTGCCGGCGTAAGCGGGGTTTATAGAGATGGTATTGTACATATACTGGGTAAATTGCGGCAACTGTTGCGCCACTGAATAAACACAGCTAAATAGTGCAATAACAATTATATTAGTTTTAATAAATTTCATCTGTTTAAATTTTACGTTCTTGTTTTTTCAGATGTCATTCACCATAACAACCATTTCGGCTAAATTTCGAAATACCGTTAAGGTTCATTTCATAGGTTAATGTTTATTTGGTTCCTAAATATATGGGGCCTGTTAATGGACTGAGTCCACTATCTCTTAAATTTATAATGTAATAATAGGTGCCGTTTGGTAACTTGCCAGAGCTTCCGAAGGATGAACTTGGAGAACTTCCGTCCCAGTCGCCTGTTTCACCATTGGTTTTTTTGCTTCCCAATGTATATCGGTTGGATTCATAAACCAAAGCCCCCCAACGGTTGAATATTTTTACTTCGGCAATAAAGCCACATAGCTCAATACCAGAAATATCGAAAGTGTCATTTATGAAGTCACCATTTGGGGTAATGGCTTTTGAAATGATTATATCGCTTTCGCCACATGGCAATACTTTACATTTGGCATCAATAACCATGGTCACGTCGGTAACGTTCATACAGCCATCTTCAAACCCGGTGAATCGCAACAGATAAGTGATGCCTTCGGTGTTCGGGTTGAACTCTTCGGTATAAGCATCCTCCAAGTTTGTTGGGTCGAAAATGTCACCTTCAACAGTGGCTAATGGGTTGCCTTCAATAATTTCCCAAGTCCCAGAGGTTACACTTTCTGAAAGGAAATCTCTAAGGTTAACTGGGCCGTCATCAAAACATCTGTCGTCAGCGACAACTTGGGTTTCGATGATATCTAAAGTCACATTTACAGTTTGTGTATAAACAGCTTCGTTATTACAAGCATCACGTACCGTCCAAGTTCTTATCACTTGGTAATCTGCAAAAACGCCTTCTTCGAAAGTACTTGTTTCTTCAAACTCTACAATAACGTTGGTTGAACAGTTATCGGTAAACTCCAATTCAGGGGCAGCCTCAATATCAATACAGCTAGTGTTTATGGTTTCTTGATAAGCTGTTGTAGGCACAGGAGCAGTTGTATCTTGCACCGAAATGATTTGCTTATGTGTGGTGGTTAAATCACACTCATCGGTAGCCGTATAAGTACGTTCTATGGTGTAGCTGTTTGGACAACTGCCATCGGTCCTTACATCGTTTACAGTTACTACGGCATCACCACAATTATCAGTTGCGGTGATAGAAGCAACATCTGGAATGGCATCGCATTCTACAGTAACATCGCGCGGTAAAGTTTCCACAAAAGTTGGTGGCGTTGTATCTTGAACGGTTATGATTTGTGTGAACGTTGTTGTTAATCCACATTCGTCTTCAGCCGTCCATGTACGGGCCAAAGTGTAACTATTCGGACAAGTACCATCGGTTCTTGTATCACTTACTGAAACTGTAGCCGAACCACAAGTATCGGTAGCTGTTAAGGTTTCAGGCGTTGGAATGGCATCGCATTCAACCACAATTCTTGCTAAAGGAAAATCTTCAACAAACACTGGTGGTGTGGTGTCCTGTACCGTAATGGTTTGAACATGGGTATTGGTAATCCCACATTCGTCAGTAGCGGTGTATGATCTCGTGATAACGTAGTTTCCTGAACAGTTTCCGTCGGTTCTTACATCTTCAACAGTAACCACAGCAGTACCACAATTGTCGGTTGCGGTTAATATTTCAGGTTCTGGCACGCCAGTACATTCAACCACTACATTTCCGGGAAGATTCGTTTGATCGAATACCGGTGCTGTAGT from Tamlana crocina includes:
- a CDS encoding OmpA family protein, whose product is MNRKNCILVGIGILMSISVFSQQGKQKRADTLFNKFSFVKAAKVYTELVQNNYNRDYATRKLADCYALLRDPRNASRYYKSVVKQKNVPVEYYYKYAQSLRGMKKYDESQIWLQRFKDSGGVVDADDFSKDINFITSVFGAKQQYFLDRVRFNSKYSDFGAFEHNGKVYFASSRDEGVAIKRVYGWNEQPFLDVYVAETGSRRNVDHTAKIKGDVNSIYHDGPVTITKDGKTMYFSRNNFKDDIEVKSKGGLTNMKIYRATLVDSVWTNIEDLSINGDNFSTQHAALNKDDSKLYFASDRPGSIGGSDIWVVDIFPDGTLRNLQNLGDVVNTKGAEGFPFINNEDILFFSSDGHTGLGLLDVFASIKDEEDESKIVDVINLGIPINSNSDDFAFTMNQDGITGYFASNRRGGRGSDDIYAYHREPVLHVEGVVTDAINSNPIQGAKITLYDENDQPVADMLTDENGYYQINIDRNRDYKIVASQDQYIDDYRKFTSKNIQTELITINANLLLNPVQDVVKLAKLDLNTIYFDFDKHTIRKDAAVELDKIVSLMKNDYPEMVIRIESHTDSRGRLSYNDKLSIDRANATYEYLISKGIAPERITEHQGFGERRLTNGCEDGVNCEEEQHQKNRRTQFIVVKME
- a CDS encoding type IX secretion system membrane protein PorP/SprF, which produces MKFIKTNIIVIALFSCVYSVAQQLPQFTQYMYNTISINPAYAGSREALSIVGLHRSQWVGFKGGPITQTLSIHTPLRNDRIGLGLSFMEDDLGPENFTYLYGDFSYAIPTGYNSKLAFGIKGGFTQYSLDDDFRNDVSNDDYFDYYENKWDPNIGLGVYWSSNRVYFGLSAPRILKTDKNKTKDYEALEVISYYFTGGLVLDLNKSIKFKPAFLIKATNGAPVSYDLTANFLFNEKFWFGGSYRINEYTAAIGGIVDFQVSRQLRVGYAYEKPLSEIADHTTGTHEILLIYEFKFINSKLKSPRYF